One window of the Colletotrichum destructivum chromosome 4, complete sequence genome contains the following:
- a CDS encoding Putative alcohol dehydrogenase, zinc-type, GroES-like superfamily, NAD(P)-binding domain superfamily: MSAPEIPTEQWAQVIEKTGGPAIYKKIPVQKPASDEVLINIKYSGVCHTDLHAMMGDWPLATKLPLVGGHEGAGVVVARGELVKDVEIGDYAGVKWLNGSCLACTFCQDADEPLCPHALLSGYTVDGSFQQYAIAKAAHVARIPKDVSLEAVAPVLCAGITVYKGLKESGVRAGQWVAIVGAGGGLGSLALQYAKAMGIHTVAIDGGAEKGEMCRKLGATEFVDFTTSTDLVEDVKKATPEGLGPHAVILLAVSEKPFQQATQYVRARGTVVCIGLPANAYLRAPVFDTVIRMITIKGSYVGNRKDTAEALEFFRRGLINAPFKTVGLSQLNEVFDMMKKGQIAGRYVVDTSK; this comes from the exons ATGTCGGCCCCCGAGATCCCAACCGAGCAGTGGGCTCAGGTCATTGAGAAGACCGGTGGAC CTGCCATCTACAAGAAGATCCCTGTCCAGAAGCCTGCTTCCGATGAGGTTCTGATCAACATCAAGTACTCCGGCGTCTGCCATACCGACCTGCACGCCATGATGGGCGACTGGCCCCTGGCCACCAAACTCCCGCTGGTTGGCGGTCATGAGGGTGctggtgttgtcgtcgcTCGTGGTGAGCTTGTCAAGGATGTCGAGATTGGCGACTACGCCGGCGTCAAGTGGCTGAACGGCTCTTGCCTTGCCTGCACCTTCtgccaggacgccgacgagccccTCTGCCCCCACGCCCTCCTGTCCGGCTATACGGTCGACGGCAGCTTCCAGCAGtacgccatcgccaaggcgGCCCACGTCGCCCGCATCCCCAAGGACGTcagcctcgaggccgtcgcccccGTCCTCTGCGCCGGCATCACTGTCTACAAGGGACTCAAGGAGTCCGGAGTCCGCGCCGGCCAGTgggtcgccatcgtcggtgccggcggcggcctcggctccCTGGCACTCCAGtacgccaaggccatgggAATCCacaccgtcgccatcgacggcggcgctgagAAGGGCGAGATGTGCAGGAAGCTCGGCGCCACAGAGTTCGTCGACTTCACCACCTCGACCGACCTCGTTGAGGATGTCAAGAAGGCTACccccgagggcctcggcccccacgccgtcatcctcctcgccgtcagCGAGAAGCCCTTCCAGCAAGCCACCCAGTACGTCCGCGCCCGCGGCACCGTCGTCTGCATCGGCCTGCCCGCCAACGCCTACCTGCGCGCCCCCGTCTTCGACACCGTCATCCGTATGATCACCATCAAGGGCAGCTACGTCGGCAACCGCAAAGACActgccgaggccctcgagtTCTTCCGCCGCGGCCTGATTAACGCCCCCTTTAAGACCGTTGGTCTGAGCCAGCTCAACGAGGTCTTTGACATGATGAAGAAGGGTCAGATCGCCGGCCGTTACGTCGTTGACACCAGCAAATAA
- a CDS encoding Putative reduced growth phenotype protein — MSPSPEASSNIRVFIRWHDQTVFAGEEIKCTITFKNIARDSSQPRQPQRLAPPDRPRQVSPLLRGKPSTGLTPPNSAQTRGHRSALSLNVPAAQSRSRAGSIPWPSSHPPSALENRGNGHRKSVSIVSIGSTSTIPDDNQSNASSVKAHRPARGHARASSLQIVPRGAALGLGLTAPQSASPRHISSPLFNSTSASDTPSATSRSSTSPNTPSAEGTQRPVRSPNNALAEFRFPMVQSPVSDTQSTPIAEHHDGLLSPNSEVPPSLAIRSKDGIPTNYNEHATPAMRILSTTSMGGGTPRSSGEFYSMSNNSTETLASEYPMQPTRGPMRPPHFRRSSNLASHHPKQPESLMMGYAQIQGSFTLDGSLINLGPFEQVKRKAVVGGQGGGVIGVDSSKRDSGLLRNFGWGSISNSIGELLGAGEVSSIKDMRGIASSKSVPLLSTPQSILFVDLNLAPGEHKAFEYSFQLPKGLPPTHKGKAVKISYNLVIGTQRAGGSKEQQVRSVEIPFRVLGSVNNYGEILGHDLMNPYIILRDQAKIKAVDKLSTLNEIKKLKTPVADTTINDFLIYVDELLTRPRQGSSAGLLSPTAYPGSRRPSMFEEATTATEAINLAIMRSNMASEGQQSPNRFEIARNGQRVGVVMLTRPSYRLGEPVTMAIDFTDAEIPCYAVHSCLESAERVEPHLAIRSEASIHRVTRKVHVSASEATLYSRRMVFTPTIPINATPEFVTTGVSLEWKIRVEFVVPSQETELEREAPSTHPLLEEISRDERGGLVLVAVENLACESFEVAVPLRVYGAVATGLEKLERDDALEEGLVV; from the exons ATGTCTCCGTCTCCAGAGGCCTCCAGCAACATTCGAGTCTTTATCCGCTGGCACGACCAAACCGTctttgccggcgaggaaATCAAGTGCACCATCACCTTCAAGAACATTGCTCGCGATTCTTCCCAACCACGACAGCCCCAGCGACTCGCACCCCCCGACCGGCCTAGGCAAGtctcgccgctgctgcgAGGCAAGCCCAGCACCGGCCTAACCCCGCCGAACTCTGCTCAAACCCGCGGTCACCGATCCGCCCTATCCCTCAACGTACCGGCAGCCCAGTCGCGTAGCCGCGCAGGCTCGATACCATGGCCCTCATCACATCCCCCTAGCGCCCTCGAAAATCGTGGCAACGGCCACAGGAAGTCCGTCTCCATTGTGTCAATTGGCTCCACAAGCACAATACCCGACGACAACCAGAGCAATGCCAGCTCTGTGAAGGCGCATCGGCCTGCTCGCGGCCACGCGCGAGCTTCCAGCCTCCAGATAGTCCCTCGCGGAGCTGCTCTGGGTCTGGGGCTCACCGCGCCTCAGTCTG CATCACCAAGGCACATTAGCTCGCCTTTGTTCAATTCAACTTCCGCTTCCGACACACCTTCTGCGACCTCGCGATCCTCCACGTCACCGAATACCCCCAGCGCGGAAGGCACACAACGCCCCGTGAGATCCCCCAACAACGCGCTGGCGGAATTTCGGTTCCCAATGGTCCAGTCTCCGGTATCAGATACCCAAAGCACACCTATAGCAGAACATCACGACGGGCTGCTGAGCCCGAACTCCGAAGTGCCTCCGAGCCTCGCTATACGATCCAAAGATGGCATCCCTACCAACTATAACGAGCATGCGACTCCGGCCATGCGTATACTGTCAACGACAAGTATGGGAGGTGGCACACCGCGTAGCAGTGGGGAGTTTTACTCGATGAGCAACAACTCGACAGAGACACTGGCTTCTGAGTACCCAATGCAGCCCACAAGAGGTCCGATGCGGCCGCCGCACTTTCGACGGTCTTCAAACCTCGCATCCCACCATCCAAAGCAACCGGAGTCGTTGATGATGGGTTACGCCCAGATCCAGGGCTCATTCACCCTCGACGGTTCACTAATCAACCTGGGCCCCTTTGAGCAAGTCAAACGAAAGGCTGTCGTaggcggccaaggaggtgGTGTTATTGGAGTGGATTCTTCGAAGCGGGACAGTGGACTCCTTCGAAATTTCGGTTGGGGAAGCATCAGCAACTCGATTGGGGAGTTGCTTGGAGCCGGCGAGGTCAGCAGCATCAAAGACATGCGTGGCATCGCGAGCTCCAAGTCCGTCCCGCTGCTCTCGACTCCTCAGTCGATTCTCTTCGTGGATCTGAACCTTGCTCCGGGAGAACATAAAGCTTTCGAGTACTCATTTCAGCTCCCCAAGGGACTGCCACCGACACATAAGGGAAAGGCGGTGAAAATCTCATATAACTTAGTTATAGGCACGCAACGAGCAGGCGGCTCCAAAGAACAGCAAGTACGCTCCGTCGAGATACCCTTCAGGGTGCTGGGTAGCGTGAACAACTACGGAGAGATCTTAGGCCACGACCTCATGAACCCCTACATTATCCTCCGCGACCAGGCAAagatcaaggccgtcgatAAGCTGTCGACACTCAACGAGATCAAGAAGCTGAAGACGCCGGTAGCGGATACGACCATCAACGACTTCCTCATCTACGTCGACGAACTTCTCACGAGACCGCGTCAAGGTTCTAGCGCAGGCCTGCTCTCCCCCACAGCGTACCCGGGGTCTCGACGTCCATCGATGTTTGAAGAAGCCACGACCGCCACGGAGGCCATCAACCTGGCCATCATGCGTAGTAATATGGCATCTGAGGGCCAACAAAGTCCCAATCGTTTCGAGATCGCCCGCAACGGACAGCGCGTCGGCGTTGTCATGCTCACGCGCCCCTCGTACCGTCTAGGTGAACCCGTTACTATGGCCATCGActtcaccgacgccgagattCCCTGTTACGCAGTCCACTCGTGCTTGGAGTCCGCTGAACGAGTCGAGCCCCATTTGGCCATCCGCTCGGAGGCCTCCATTCACCGCGTGACGCGCAAAGTCCACGTTTCCGCCTCGGAGGCGACCCTCTACTCGCGAAGGATGGTCTTCACGCCAACCATCCCTATTAATGCGACGCCCGAATTCGTCACGACGGGCGTGTCGCTCGAGTGGAAGATCCGCGTCGAGTTTGTGGTGCCGAGCCAGGAGACGGAGCTCGAGCGCGAGGCACCCAGCACGCACCcgctgctggaggagatATCACGGGACGAGCGGGGAGGCCTGGTCCTCGTGGCCGTCGAGAACCTGGCATGCGAGAGCTTCGAGGTGGCGGTCCCGCTGCGGGTATACGGTGCCGTGGCGACGGGGCTGGAAAAGCTGGAGAGGGACGACGCGCTAGAAGAGGGCCTTGTGGTTTGA
- a CDS encoding Putative cytochrome P450, with amino-acid sequence MGLLENLTAVSPLYFAGTLFGALVLLLVFYRARAEYHISRSGGVRAPVIASNPISAIPVFLELGRYQLKHQLLEGFNTLFSVATPECPNTAEISFTNKVRFLITREPEHIKTILTSKFADFGKGFMFHQVWSPFLGDSIFTTDGKTWQDNRSLIRPMFIKDRVSDLAIFDKWTNIMIEKFPASGVTFDISDLFYRMTLDVTTDFLLGHSVNSLGNPKHHFAHAFNEVQSYQMFYTIMAPFETILPHGKYKRGIKVIEEFIHPFIQEALALPPSELEKLSKSDKDFTFLHNIARFTRDPKMIRDQLVAILLAGRDTTAATLSWTLYELSHYPATYAKLRNEILTTVGPRRAPTYEDLKSMKYLTNCLQETLRLYPAVPFNVRSALTTTTLPGKNGAPDIAVIEGDSVVYSTLAMQRRRDLYPEVSETFADPAIYSPERWENWQPKPWQYVPFNGGPRICVGQNFANTEMAYTMVRILQRFEKIEYRGDWDAQFLKAEIVGAPGHGVPIALFEAIDGEMA; translated from the exons ATGGGCCTTCTTGAGAACCTGACGGCCGTCAGCCCGCTTTACTTCGCGGGCACGTTATTCGGGGCTCTCGTCCTACTTCTGGTCTTCTACAGGGCCAGGGCCGAGTACCATATCAGCAGATCGGGCGGCGTGAGAGCGCCAGTCATCGCGTCCAACCCGATATCAG CGATCCCGGTgttcctcgagctcggccgcTACCAGCTCAAGCACCAACTTCTCGAGGGCTTCAACACTCTCTTCAGCGTCGCCACACCCGAGTGCCCGAACACGGCCGAAATCAGCTTCACAAACAAGGTCCGGTTCCTCATCACCAGGGAGCCGGAGCACATCAAGACGATTCTCACCTCCAAGTTTGCGGACTTTGGAAAGGGCTTCATGTTCCACCAGGTCTGGTCCCCGTTCCTAGGTGACAGCATCTTCACCACCGACGGCAAGACGTGGCAGGACAACCGGAGCTTGATCCGGCCTATGTTCATCAAGGACCGGGTTAGCGACCTTGCCATCTTTGACAAGTGGACCAACATCATGATCGAGAAGTTCCCGGCGTCCGGCGTGACATTTGACATCTCGGACCTGTTCTACCGGATGACGCTCGACGTGACGACCGATTTCCTGCTTGGGCACAGTGTCAACAGTCTCGGAAA CCCGAAGCACCACTTTGCGCATGCCTTCAACGAGGTTCAGAGCTATCAGATGTTCTACACCATCATGGC GCCGTTTGAAACCATTCTGCCCCATGGCAAGTACAAGCGCGGCATCAAGGTGATTGAGGAGTTCATTCACCCTTTCATCCAAGAGGCACTCGCCCTGCCGCCCTCGGAGCTCGAGAAACTCTCCAAGTCGGACAAGGACTTCACCTTCCTTCACAACATCGCCCGTTTTACGCGCGACCCAAAGATGATTCGCGACCagctcgtcgccatcctcctTGCCGGGCGCgacacgacggcggcgacgctctCGTGGACCCTGTATGAGCTGTCGCACTACCCGGCCACCTACGCCAAGCTCCGCAACGAGATTCTGACGACAGTGGGGCCGAGGCGGGCGCCTACGTACGAGGACCTGAAGAGCATGAAGTACCTGACCAACTGCCTTCAGGAGACGCTACGGCTGTACCCAGCGGTGCCGTTCAACGTGCGCTCGgcgctgacgacgacgacgctgcctGGGAAGAATGGTGCGCCAGACATCGCTGTGATCGAGGGCGACTCGGTGGTGTACAGCACGCTCGCAATGCAAAGGCGACGGGACCTGTACCCTGAGGTTTCCGAGACGTTTGCGGACCCGGCTATCTACAGTCCCGAGAGGTGGGAGAACTGGCAGCCGAAGCCGTGGCAGTACGTGCCGTTCAACGGCGGCCCTAGAATCTGCGTCGGGCAGAACTTTGCCAACACAGAGATGGCTTATACGA TGGTCCGAATCTTGCAAAGGTTCGAGAAGATCGAGTACCGTGGCGACTGGGACGCGCAATTCCTGAAGGCGGAGATCGTCGGCGCGCCAGGACATGGTGTGCCGATTGCGTTGTTCGAagccatcgacggcgagatgGCGTAG
- a CDS encoding Putative WD40/YVTN repeat-like-containing domain superfamily, which yields MNATPTNRLKLTPGNSPYLQRPTSRTPLRGRLPHESRLSLKRVIGTTCASPTGFDTVNSSFAYIAGGAVVVVDVDGEHYAQRFYRARPTATPVYGSASLSNNYSAPSTPKANDSRNRVAAGIRESQSWSDSPSSTWTSRERIKAATCLALSRDGRYLAVGETGYAPRVLIFNLEDASSDVPLVSLSEHGFGVRVVAWSSDTRWLASLGTSNDGFLFIWRIDPRTGAAKLYQQNRCTSTIKGMVWMGNSLVTLGVRHIKIWRVEEPQSTSPSKSRFNEANSTPQPPQRLLNGRNVLLGSLLEASFSCAAVVDETNIIICSEAGDVCMVEDDGKQTRLIKCLNVDFPITSITIRHATAYLSGKAGQVATLNVRAVLDSLPDSVLSQSVAPSGLVAMGFLTENLVTIDEKHTVDIWSSSYLPGKNEEDPSHVSIPGHGDQILGIQTLAKPNDQDADFFTWSGSGKVIFWDMKGRIKCSLDVPIEQAIPENEMDPVNQLNVVRATRAGKMLVAADKFGVLRIMDLSTKECLLETKAHSSDCQDITIYEDDNKFLLATCGRDRTVQLFHRSSTGEFRHYQTLEFAARVVQTLIPAEDKIITCSLDRTLQVYDIVCKEEDVDEIAALPSRTNILKAAPTSFALGLDDRTAFVSMLDRSVCQYDLSNGKLLNCFKCVDEGGYETAIMDSLIFSQPSGKDSGVLLGVSNTDKSVRLYDAHSGQFVDREWGHTEAINGVTLTDDHDGSQRVISVGSDGTVMLWGIEGEDAAPSSISRDPSPMKDGSAAARPPLRRVLSKAELAEFQRPSSAQGGRRSPPRTIRRRTSRYGLSNSVSTPKTAMQSSPLAGDTPSRRSSGSQSGSPPISPKSRASRRPSLPSLGLPPKKSSPNLRGFGSLNMATEQTCRSLRAYRKKLSSADPLSEDVIFELEQELRLTAAALGERATRTKAMHDTALLSGLLDQYEERLASMLDEKLRNTFQAREVTTPSEEREEVLLSQRPGTAGGETNSTVSSS from the coding sequence ATGAACGCGACTCCCACGAATCGGCTCAAACTGACGCCGGGTAATTCCCCTTATCTTCAACGACCAACCTCTCGAACCCCCCTCCGCGGACGCCTCCCCCATGAGTCCCGCCTCTCTCTCAAGCGGGTGATCGGCACCACCTGTGCCTCGCCTACGGGCTTTGACACCGTAAACTCCTCTTTCGCTtacatcgccggcggcgctgtTGTAgttgtcgacgtcgacggcgagcacTACGCCCAGCGCTTCTACCGCGCCCGCCCGACCGCCACTCCCGTCTATGGCTCCGCGTCCCTGTCGAACAACTACTCGGCACCATCGACGCCCAAGGCCAACGACAGTAGGAACCGGGTCGCGGCTGGAATCCGCGAGTCGCAGAGCTGGTCCGACTCGCCAAgctcgacatggacgagcCGTGAGCGCATCAAGGCGGCGACATGTCTGGCGCTGAGCCGCGACGGAAGATATCTAGCCGTTGGCGAGACTGGCTACGCTCCGCGCGTGCTTATCTTTAACCTCGAGGATGCATCGTCCGATGTGCCCTTGGTTTCCCTTAGCGAGCATGGTTTCGGCGTGAGGGTGGTGGCTTGGTCGTCCGATACCAGATGGCTTGCTTCTCTGGGCACTTCCAACGACGGCTTCCTTTTCATCTGGAGAATCGACCCCCGTACGGGCGCCGCTAAGCTGTACCAACAAAATCGATGCACTTCCACTATTAAGGGAATGGTGTGGATGGGTAACAGCCTGGTGACGCTCGGTGTGCGGCACATCAAGATATGGCGAGTCGAGGAACCCCAGTCGACCTCTCCGTCAAAGTCTAGGTTCAACGAGGCCAATTCCACCCCTCAGCCGCCCCAGAGACTTCTTAACGGGCGCAACGTGCTTCTCGGCTCACTGCTTGAAGCATCCTTCAGTTGCGCGGCCGTGGTCGACGAAACGAACATCATTATCTGCTCCGAGGCCGGTGACGTGTGCATGGTGGAGGACGATGGAAAACAAACGAGACTCATCAAGTGTCTCAATGTAGACTTCCCTATCACCTCTATCACCATCAGGCATGCTACCGCATACCTATCAGGAAAGGCAGGCCAAGTCGCGACGCTTAATGTGAGAGCGGTACTGGACAGCCTTCCGGATAGCGTGCTTTCCCAAAGCGTGGCGCCGTCTGGGTTGGTAGCCATGGGCTTTCTCACAGAAAACCTCGTCACCATCGATGAGAAGCACACCGTCGATATATGGAGCTCCAGCTACCTGCCAGGGAAGAACGAAGAAGACCCCTCCCACGTTTCCATACCGGGCCACGGAGATCAGATTCTTGGTATTCAGACCTTGGCAAAGCCGAACGACCAAGACGCAGATTTCTTCACCTGGTCCGGCTCTGGCAAGGTCATCTTCTGGGACATGAAAGGTAGGATCAAGTGTTCGCTCGATGTGCCCATCGAACAGGCCATCCCTGAGAACGAGATGGACCCGGTCAATCAGCTCAACGTGGTCCGAGCCACCAGGGCTGGGAAGATGCTTGTAGCAGCCGACAAGTTTGGAGTCCTCAGAATCATGGACTTGTCGACAAAGGAGTGTCTGCTTGAGACGAAGGCGCATTCTTCGGACTGCCAGGATATCACCATCTACGAAGACGACAACAAGTTTCTGCTGGCGACATGTGGCAGGGACCGGACAGTACAGCTGTTCCACCGCTCATCAACCGGAGAGTTTCGGCACTACCAAACGCTCGAGTTCGCCGCCAGAGTCGTACAAACTCTCATTCCCGCAGAGGACAAAATCATAACATGCTCTCTCGACAGGACTTTGCAAGTCTATGACATAGTCtgcaaggaggaggatgttGACGAAATTGCTGCTCTCCCCTCGCGGACCAACATCCTGAAGGCAGCGCCGACGTCCTTTGCACTGGGTCTGGACGACAGAACCGCATTCGTCTCCATGTTGGACCGCTCGGTCTGCCAGTACGATCTCTCCAATGGCAAGCTTCTCAACTGCTTCAAGTGTGTTGACGAAGGCGGATATGAAACAGCCATAATGGACTCACTGATCTTCAGTCAGCCTTCCGGCAAAGACTCGGGCGTTTTGCTGGGCGTATCGAACACAGACAAATCCGTGCGTCTGTACGATGCTCACTCTGGCCAGTTTGTGGACAGAGAATGGGGACACACGGAAGCCATTAACGGCGTTACGTTGACTGACGATCATGATGGCTCTCAGAGAGTCATTAGCGTCGGATCGGATGGCACTGTGATGCTCTGGGGTATAGAAGGCGAAGACGCTGCGCCGTCCTCGATTAGCAGAGACCCGTCGCCCATGAAAGACggatctgctgctgccagaCCACCACTGAGGCGCGTACTCTCAAAAGCCGAACTTGCCGAGTTCCAGCGGCCCTCTTCTGCACAAGGGGGTCGTCGATCGCCTCCTAGAACCATTCGGAGGCGGACGTCGCGGTATGGCTTGAGCAACAGCGTCAGCACGCCCAAGACGGCTATGCAAAGCAGCCCGCTCGCCGGGGATACCCCGTCGCGGCGGTCTTCCGGCAGTCAGTCAGGCAGCCCACCGATCAGCCCGAAGTCTAGAGCGTCTAGGCGACCCTCACTTCCGTCCTTGGGCCTGCCGCCGAAAAAGAGCTCGCCGAACCTGCGCGGCTTTGGTAGCCTCAACATGGCCACCGAACAGACCTGCCGTTCGCTGAGGGCGTACAGAAAAAAGCTTTCATCCGCGGACCCTCTCAGCGAAGACGTCATTTTCGAGCTCGAACAAGAATTGCGACtgacggccgccgcgctTGGTGAACGGGCCACGAGGACTAAAGCCATGCACGACACCGCACTTCTCAGTGGCCTCCTTGATCAGTACGAGGAGCGTCTGGCTTCTATGCTCGATGAGAAGTTGCGAAACACCTTCCAGGCGAGAGAGGTCACCACTCCAAGCGAGGAGCGAGAAGAGGTTCTCCTCTCCCAGCGACCGGGCACGGCCGGTGGCGAAACAAACTCTACAGTATCATCATCATAA